The following are from one region of the Staphylococcus argenteus genome:
- a CDS encoding 5'-3' exonuclease — protein sequence MPNKILLVDGMALLFRHFYATSLHKQFMYNSQGVPTNGIQGFVRHIFSAIHEIRPTHVAVCWDMGQSTFRNDMFDGYKQNRSAPPEELIPQFDYVKEISEQFGFVNIGVKNYEADDVIGTLAQQYSVNNNVYIITGDRDLLQCINDNVEVWLIKKGFNIYNRYTLNRFTEEYQLQPKQLIDIKAFMGDTADGYAGVKGIGEKTAVKLIQQYQSVENVVENLEDLSAGQRNKINDNIEELYLSKRLAEIHTEVPVDSKSLFEQMSFATTLNHILSICSEHELHVSGKYLSTHF from the coding sequence ATGCCAAATAAAATATTACTTGTAGATGGAATGGCGTTATTATTTAGACATTTTTATGCCACAAGTCTTCATAAACAATTTATGTATAATTCACAAGGTGTACCTACTAATGGTATACAAGGATTTGTGCGTCATATCTTTTCAGCCATACATGAAATAAGACCAACGCATGTTGCTGTATGTTGGGATATGGGACAATCAACATTTAGAAATGATATGTTTGACGGCTACAAACAAAACCGTTCAGCTCCACCTGAAGAGTTAATCCCACAATTTGATTATGTTAAGGAAATTTCTGAACAATTTGGTTTTGTAAATATTGGTGTTAAAAATTATGAAGCAGATGATGTAATAGGGACATTAGCACAACAATATTCAGTTAATAATAATGTCTATATTATTACTGGTGATAGAGATTTACTCCAATGTATTAACGACAATGTTGAAGTGTGGTTAATCAAAAAAGGTTTCAATATTTATAATCGTTATACTTTAAATCGATTTACTGAAGAATATCAACTACAACCTAAACAACTGATTGATATTAAAGCATTTATGGGTGATACAGCTGATGGATATGCTGGAGTTAAAGGTATTGGTGAGAAAACAGCAGTCAAATTAATTCAACAGTATCAAAGTGTTGAAAATGTAGTTGAAAATTTAGAAGACTTATCGGCTGGACAACGAAATAAAATAAATGACAACATAGAAGAACTATATTTATCAAAACGTCTTGCAGAGATTCATACTGAAGTGCCAGTAGACAGTAAATCATTATTTGAACAGATGTCATTTGCTACGACATTGAACCATATATTATCAATTTGTAGCGAGCATGAATTACATGTGTCTGGTAAATATCTTTCAACACATTTTTAA
- a CDS encoding PepSY-associated TM helix domain-containing protein, producing MKNTFNPLQRLHFYAALFIAPLLITLTISGIGYLFFPEVENNIYKNEFFGDSDIKTHQTLNDAVHQVERKYEGFFVSKVSVMAEPYNNRITISDMAGNQRYVFLDQNNQIVADQNAKHTYSNVMRNIHSSLFTENTIINYLVELTACWTIFMILSGTYLLIKKHLISNRSKSLRWQKWHAILGMIIAIPVFILVLTGLPWSGFMGSKIAGLMETNGNLGQSELSINPPKSDLNELPWATRKNKQPASSEKSSNSHHGGMTMPQTKLDHQISIDKVVTNAQKSGIKKPFSIVYPSDKNGTFIVSNTSNSGVTGLDVSPYDEKTLYFDQYSGKKLGTIKYDDYGIIAKWFTWGIPLHEGHLFGVLNKIINLLVCIALLVAISMGFVSWIKRTKNASVKLPHRVKKPVSLTLVIFLVILGLLMPLFGLSLILVFLLELILYIKDRKTKQ from the coding sequence ATGAAAAATACATTTAATCCATTACAGAGATTGCATTTCTATGCAGCATTATTTATCGCCCCGTTGTTAATCACATTAACCATTTCGGGCATTGGTTATCTATTTTTTCCAGAAGTTGAAAATAACATCTATAAAAATGAATTTTTCGGCGATAGCGATATTAAAACACATCAAACATTAAACGATGCGGTTCATCAAGTTGAACGTAAATATGAAGGTTTCTTTGTCAGTAAAGTTAGTGTAATGGCAGAACCTTACAATAATCGAATCACAATTAGTGATATGGCAGGAAATCAAAGATATGTCTTTTTAGATCAGAATAATCAAATTGTTGCTGATCAAAATGCTAAACATACGTATTCAAATGTCATGCGGAATATACATAGTTCACTTTTCACTGAAAACACAATCATAAATTACTTGGTTGAGTTAACTGCATGTTGGACTATATTTATGATTCTATCTGGTACGTATTTGCTCATTAAAAAGCATTTGATATCAAATAGAAGTAAATCACTTCGTTGGCAAAAATGGCATGCAATACTTGGCATGATTATTGCAATTCCAGTATTCATTTTAGTCTTAACTGGATTGCCATGGTCTGGTTTTATGGGTAGTAAAATAGCGGGATTGATGGAAACAAATGGTAATCTTGGTCAATCTGAACTATCAATAAATCCACCTAAGTCCGACCTGAATGAGTTACCTTGGGCTACCCGTAAAAATAAGCAACCAGCGTCATCTGAAAAGAGCTCAAATAGTCACCATGGCGGAATGACAATGCCTCAGACAAAATTAGATCATCAAATTTCAATTGATAAAGTTGTCACTAACGCGCAAAAATCAGGAATTAAAAAGCCATTTTCAATAGTTTACCCTAGTGATAAAAACGGCACATTTATTGTTTCTAATACGAGTAACTCTGGCGTGACTGGGCTAGATGTATCACCATACGACGAAAAAACACTTTACTTCGATCAGTATAGTGGCAAAAAACTTGGTACAATTAAATATGATGATTATGGTATTATTGCTAAATGGTTTACTTGGGGCATTCCACTTCATGAAGGTCATTTATTTGGCGTTTTAAATAAAATCATTAATTTACTTGTTTGTATTGCTTTATTAGTTGCTATTAGCATGGGTTTTGTATCGTGGATCAAACGTACAAAAAATGCTTCTGTAAAATTACCACATCGCGTCAAAAAACCAGTATCATTAACTTTAGTTATCTTCTTAGTAATATTAGGATTGTTAATGCCTTTATTCGGATTATCACTAATTCTGGTATTTTTATTAGAGTTAATTTTGTATATTAAAGATCGAAAAACTAAGCAATAA
- the tdcB gene encoding bifunctional threonine ammonia-lyase/L-serine ammonia-lyase TdcB: MTTNTVALQTAHIVSLGDIEEAKACIKPFIRRTPLIKSMYLSQNITKGNVFLKLENMQFTGSFKFRGASNKINHLTDEQKAKGIIGASAGNHAQGVALTAKLLGIDATIVMPETAPIAKQNATKGYGAKVILKGKNFNETRLYMEELAKENGMTIVHPYDDKFVMAGQGTIGLEILDDIWNVNTVIVPVGGGGLIAGIATALKSFNPSIHIIGVQAENVHGMAESFYKRDLTEHREDSTIADGCDVKVPGEKTYEVVKHLVDEFILVSEEEIEHAMQDLMQRAKIITEGAGALPTAAILSGKIDKKWLEGKNVVALVSGGNVDLTRVSGVIEHGLNIADTSKGVVG, from the coding sequence ATGACAACCAACACTGTAGCATTACAAACAGCACACATTGTAAGTTTAGGAGATATCGAAGAAGCAAAAGCATGTATTAAACCATTCATTCGCCGAACACCTTTAATTAAATCAATGTATTTAAGTCAAAATATCACTAAAGGTAATGTGTTTTTAAAACTTGAAAACATGCAATTCACAGGTTCATTTAAATTTAGAGGTGCAAGTAATAAAATTAACCATTTAACAGATGAACAGAAAGCTAAAGGTATTATTGGTGCATCAGCCGGAAATCATGCACAAGGCGTAGCTTTGACAGCAAAATTATTAGGTATTGATGCAACGATAGTTATGCCAGAAACGGCACCTATTGCTAAACAGAATGCTACCAAAGGGTATGGCGCAAAAGTCATCTTAAAAGGTAAAAACTTTAATGAAACTAGACTTTATATGGAAGAATTAGCAAAAGAAAACGGAATGACTATTGTTCATCCTTATGATGATAAATTTGTCATGGCAGGACAAGGTACGATTGGACTTGAAATATTAGATGATATTTGGAATGTAAATACTGTAATCGTTCCAGTTGGTGGAGGCGGACTAATTGCAGGTATTGCCACCGCGTTAAAATCTTTCAATCCATCAATTCATATTATCGGTGTTCAAGCTGAAAATGTGCATGGAATGGCAGAGTCATTCTATAAGAGAGATTTAACTGAACATCGTGAAGATAGCACAATTGCAGATGGTTGTGATGTAAAAGTACCAGGCGAAAAAACTTATGAAGTAGTAAAACATTTAGTAGATGAATTTATTCTTGTATCAGAAGAGGAAATAGAACATGCTATGCAAGATTTAATGCAACGTGCCAAAATCATTACTGAGGGTGCTGGGGCATTACCTACAGCAGCTATTTTAAGTGGGAAAATTGATAAAAAATGGCTAGAGGGTAAAAATGTCGTTGCGTTAGTTTCAGGAGGGAATGTTGACTTAACTAGAGTTTCTGGTGTCATTGAACATGGACTAAATATCGCGGATACAAGTAAGGGTGTGGTAGGTTAA
- a CDS encoding DUF4889 domain-containing protein: MGKKMGLGLSITLVVIGIAVVCLMIFSSQKTTYYGYMNSNMNAEKVVSEKDGLVKHNIKVKPADSFKPKKGDFVKLVSKDEGKTFYKQEVVQHDDVPHGLMMKIHDMHMN, from the coding sequence ATGGGTAAAAAAATGGGTCTAGGTTTATCAATTACTTTAGTAGTTATTGGTATTGCTGTAGTATGTTTAATGATTTTTTCAAGTCAAAAAACGACATACTATGGTTACATGAACAGCAACATGAATGCAGAAAAAGTTGTCAGTGAAAAAGATGGCTTAGTAAAACATAATATAAAGGTAAAACCAGCTGATAGTTTTAAGCCGAAAAAAGGAGACTTTGTTAAACTTGTCTCTAAAGATGAAGGCAAGACATTTTATAAACAAGAAGTCGTTCAACATGATGATGTTCCTCATGGTTTAATGATGAAAATTCATGACATGCATATGAATTAA
- a CDS encoding APC family permease, whose protein sequence is MSNGKELQKNIGFFSAFAIVMGTVIGSGVFFKISNVTEVTGTAGMALFVWFLGGITTICAGLTAAELAAAIPETGGLTKYIEYTYGDFWGFLSGWAQSFIYFPANVAALAIVFATQLINLFHLSSSMLIPIAIASALSIVLINFLGSKAGGILQSVTLVIKLIPIIVIVIFGIFQSGDITFSLIPSTGNSGNGFFTAIGSGLLATMFAYDGWIHVGNVAGELKKPKRDLPLAISVGIGCIMAVYLLINATFLLTLPIESLAGNLNAASDTSKILFGEYGGKIITIGILISVYGTINGYTMTGMRVPYAMAERKLLPFSHLFAKLTKSGAPWFGAIIQLIIAIIMMSMGAFDTITNMLIFVIWLFYCMSFVAVIILRKREPNMERPYKVPLYPIIPLIAILAGSFVLINTLFTQFILAIIGILITALGIPVYYYKKKQKAARE, encoded by the coding sequence ATGTCAAATGGTAAAGAATTACAAAAAAATATAGGTTTCTTCTCAGCGTTTGCAATCGTAATGGGCACAGTAATTGGTTCAGGTGTATTCTTTAAAATTTCAAACGTAACAGAAGTAACAGGAACAGCAGGAATGGCCTTATTTGTATGGTTCCTAGGCGGCATCACTACCATTTGTGCAGGGTTAACAGCAGCAGAACTTGCTGCTGCAATCCCTGAAACAGGTGGCTTAACGAAGTATATAGAATATACATACGGTGATTTCTGGGGATTCCTTTCAGGATGGGCGCAATCATTTATATATTTTCCAGCAAACGTCGCAGCCCTCGCTATTGTTTTTGCGACACAATTAATTAATTTATTCCATTTATCATCAAGTATGTTAATACCTATAGCTATCGCTTCTGCATTATCTATAGTGTTGATTAATTTCTTGGGATCTAAAGCAGGTGGTATTTTACAATCTGTAACATTAGTAATTAAACTTATCCCAATTATCGTCATTGTTATATTCGGTATTTTCCAATCTGGAGATATCACATTTTCATTAATTCCATCTACTGGTAATTCTGGAAATGGCTTTTTTACAGCAATTGGTAGTGGTTTATTAGCTACAATGTTTGCATATGATGGTTGGATTCATGTCGGAAATGTTGCAGGTGAACTAAAAAAACCTAAGCGAGATTTACCATTAGCTATTTCAGTAGGTATCGGTTGTATTATGGCAGTTTACTTATTAATTAATGCAACATTTTTATTAACACTTCCAATTGAATCACTTGCTGGAAACTTAAATGCAGCATCTGATACATCAAAAATATTATTTGGTGAATATGGCGGTAAAATTATTACAATTGGTATCTTAATTTCTGTTTACGGTACGATAAATGGATATACAATGACTGGTATGCGTGTGCCATATGCCATGGCTGAAAGAAAGTTATTACCATTTAGCCACTTGTTTGCAAAATTAACAAAATCAGGTGCACCTTGGTTTGGAGCAATTATACAACTTATAATTGCAATCATCATGATGTCAATGGGCGCATTTGATACGATTACGAACATGTTGATTTTTGTAATTTGGTTATTCTATTGTATGTCTTTTGTTGCAGTAATTATTTTAAGAAAACGAGAACCAAATATGGAACGACCGTATAAAGTACCTCTATATCCAATCATACCTTTAATTGCTATATTAGCGGGTAGTTTTGTTTTAATAAATACGTTATTTACTCAGTTTATTCTAGCGATTATTGGGATATTAATTACTGCTTTAGGAATACCGGTCTATTACTACAAAAAGAAACAAAAAGCTGCAAGGGAATAA
- a CDS encoding MFS transporter: MEKPSREAFVGNNKLLIGIVLSVITFWLFAQSLVNVVPILEDSFNTDIGTINIAVSITALFSGMFVVGAGGLADKYGRIKLTNIGIILSILGSLLIIVSNVPLLLIIGRLIQGISAACIMPATLSIIKSYYVGKDRQRALSYWSIGSWGGSGVCSFFGGAVATILGWRWIFILSIVISIVALILIKGTPETKAKNISINKFDIKGLIVLVIMLLSLNILITKGAELGVTSMMFIILLAIAIGSFAYFIILEKYVKNPLIDFKLFKNKAYTGATASNFLLNGVAGTLIVANTFVQRGLGYSSLQAGSLSITYLVMVLIMIRVGEKLLQILGCKKPMLIGTGVLIIGECLISLTFLPEVIYVICCIIGYLFFGLGLGIYATPSTDTAIANAPLEKVGVAAGIYKMASALGGAFGVALSGAVYAIVSSISNIYTGAMIALWLNAGMGILSFIIILILVPKQNVSQLQ, from the coding sequence ATGGAAAAGCCGTCTAGAGAAGCGTTTGTAGGTAATAATAAATTGTTGATTGGAATAGTCTTAAGCGTAATCACGTTTTGGCTATTTGCACAATCACTAGTTAATGTTGTACCAATTCTAGAGGATAGCTTTAATACTGATATTGGAACGATTAACATTGCTGTTAGTATAACTGCATTGTTTTCTGGCATGTTTGTAGTTGGTGCGGGAGGACTTGCTGATAAATATGGTCGTATTAAACTGACAAATATAGGTATTATTTTAAGTATTCTAGGATCATTATTAATTATTGTTTCTAATGTTCCTCTGCTATTAATTATTGGTAGATTAATACAAGGAATTTCAGCAGCATGTATTATGCCTGCAACGTTATCTATAATTAAGTCATATTATGTTGGTAAGGATAGACAACGAGCGTTAAGTTATTGGTCAATTGGCTCGTGGGGTGGATCTGGTGTGTGTTCATTCTTTGGTGGAGCTGTAGCAACCATTTTAGGATGGCGTTGGATTTTTATACTTTCAATTGTGATTTCAATTGTAGCCCTGATATTAATTAAAGGTACGCCAGAAACTAAAGCTAAAAACATTTCAATTAATAAATTCGATATTAAAGGTCTGATAGTATTAGTAATTATGTTATTAAGTTTAAATATATTAATTACAAAGGGTGCAGAATTAGGTGTGACATCAATGATGTTTATCATTTTGCTAGCGATTGCAATTGGATCTTTCGCATATTTCATCATTCTTGAAAAATATGTTAAAAACCCGTTGATTGATTTTAAACTATTTAAAAATAAAGCCTATACTGGTGCAACTGCTTCAAACTTTCTTCTCAACGGTGTTGCTGGAACGTTAATTGTAGCAAATACATTTGTGCAGAGAGGACTAGGCTATTCATCATTACAAGCCGGTAGTTTATCAATAACTTATCTAGTTATGGTACTTATTATGATTCGTGTAGGTGAAAAGTTACTTCAAATACTTGGTTGTAAGAAACCGATGTTAATTGGTACGGGTGTATTGATTATAGGTGAATGTTTGATTTCGTTAACATTTCTTCCAGAGGTCATATATGTCATTTGTTGCATTATTGGTTATTTATTCTTTGGTTTGGGTCTTGGAATTTATGCGACACCATCAACAGATACTGCTATAGCAAATGCTCCATTGGAAAAAGTAGGCGTTGCTGCAGGTATATATAAAATGGCTTCCGCATTAGGTGGGGCATTTGGTGTTGCATTAAGTGGTGCAGTTTATGCAATTGTATCAAGTATTTCAAATATTTATACAGGTGCAATGATAGCTTTATGGTTGAATGCAGGTATGGGAATTTTATCATTCATTATCATTTTGATACTTGTGCCAAAACAAAACGTATCACAATTACAATAA
- a CDS encoding alanine dehydrogenase, producing MLVAVVKELKQGEGRVACTPENVRKLTDAGHKVIVENNAGIGSGFSNEMYEQEGASIVSHEQAWEADLVIKVKEPHESEYQYFKENQIIWGFLHLASSKNIVEKMQEVGVTAISGETIVKNGKAELLAPMSAIAGQRSAIMGAYYSEAQHGGQGTLVTGVHENVDIPGSTYVIFGGGVAATNAANVALGLNAKVIIIELNDDRIKCLEEMYADKDVTVVKSTPENLAEQIKKADVFISTILIPGAKPPKLVTREMVKSMKKGSVLIDIAIDQGGTIETIKPTTISDPVYEEEGVIHYGVPNQPGAVPRTSTMALAQGNIDYILEICDKGLEQAIKDNEALSTGINIYKGQVTNKGLATSHDLDFKDILSVIE from the coding sequence ATGTTAGTAGCAGTAGTTAAAGAATTAAAACAAGGCGAAGGACGTGTAGCTTGCACACCAGAAAATGTGCGTAAGTTAACGGATGCAGGTCATAAAGTAATTGTTGAAAATAATGCTGGCATTGGATCCGGATTTTCAAACGAAATGTATGAACAAGAAGGCGCTTCGATTGTCAGTCATGAGCAGGCATGGGAAGCAGATTTAGTTATAAAGGTAAAAGAACCACATGAAAGTGAATATCAATATTTTAAGGAAAATCAAATAATTTGGGGATTTTTACATCTAGCATCTTCTAAAAATATTGTTGAAAAAATGCAAGAAGTCGGTGTAACGGCTATAAGTGGTGAAACGATTGTCAAAAATGGCAAAGCTGAATTATTAGCGCCAATGAGTGCTATAGCAGGGCAACGTTCAGCTATTATGGGAGCTTATTACTCTGAAGCACAACATGGTGGTCAAGGTACTTTAGTAACAGGCGTGCATGAAAATGTTGATATTCCAGGAAGTACATATGTCATCTTCGGTGGCGGAGTTGCAGCAACGAATGCAGCAAATGTTGCATTAGGATTGAATGCCAAAGTTATTATTATCGAGTTAAATGATGATCGTATTAAATGTTTAGAAGAAATGTATGCAGATAAAGATGTCACAGTTGTTAAATCAACACCAGAAAATTTAGCAGAGCAAATTAAAAAAGCAGATGTATTTATTTCTACAATTTTAATTCCTGGTGCAAAACCACCGAAATTAGTTACTCGTGAAATGGTCAAATCAATGAAAAAAGGATCAGTATTAATCGACATAGCTATTGACCAAGGCGGAACCATAGAAACAATTAAACCTACTACAATTTCTGATCCAGTATATGAAGAAGAAGGCGTAATTCACTACGGTGTTCCTAATCAACCAGGCGCTGTACCAAGAACTTCAACTATGGCATTAGCACAAGGAAATATTGATTATATTTTAGAAATTTGTGACAAAGGTTTGGAACAAGCCATTAAAGATAACGAAGCGTTAAGTACTGGTATCAATATATATAAAGGTCAAGTGACTAACAAAGGATTAGCAACATCTCATGACCTTGATTTTAAAGATATTTTAAGTGTTATTGAATAA
- a CDS encoding dynamin family protein — translation MINKEQLDLLYKLKKEVEKSQNDALLHTINQVIKKVYLQQYTLSFVGHFSAGKSTLINLLIEQDILPSSPVPTTSNTAIVSVSDNNDIIANLPNQTYAKLSNYDEVREMNRQNVDVESVEINFQSTKFNNGFTLQDTPGVDSNVASHQSITEQYMYTSNMLFYTVDYNHVQSELNFKFMKHINDVGIPVVFIINQIDKHQDEELSFDTFKARVEKSIADWDIKLARTFYVSKFDHPENELEALSNYLVSLDQHRETIGDYTARTVDYITEAQLDYIQSEIQDVLEDLGIEEDEFEQAFLNSQQHQAVSEEAQLLNNPDELMTFLKNKRKNILENAYIMPHDMREMLRSYLESMSQDFNVGGLFNKKKKKQQIQQQRLDRAIDALQQYVNQQIRQPMREDMSFVTRFINKKEAADQVLNQHYEIDPKMIGSLYQPQTSISNTYVLTFSDEVVKAIKKYVEQQSTPIFNEIIMNVQADELPSEENEDLKEYQRYTELSELRQSLTTRNYRHYYIHLDESLDKLIGRQETTYNLASEKAHIKTGHQQINQRLTATETSIDIQKGLDIISEIPLFNRTKQDIRDTLTRLDNKLIKIGVFGTFSAGKSSLINALLGEHILVSSPNPTTAATTEISYGDESYITLKSKEQLLNEINAVVEYHRKSFTTFEDFFNSDLEKLKQQLNKNQLAFIQAIEKHYKMYEEMLNISEKHAINQQELKKWSAEDEYATFVKTVHIALMHDWLKGKIIVDSLGLHSNNQRHTNETEQILTSSDLILYVSYFNHSFTDNDKAFIEHMKDMNQLNENQAFKMVINASDLAENEDDLEAVKNYVSDALSQVNLHSDIFAVSSREALRTSDLGINQLKDSIQHFVDVESKLILEQQMIHQLQQIDHSYVEMINEFETNKAEITRRQEKLVTYKDKQRLQHQLIDATIQRTDNEVEEQVYHLNSRLKLQLLDDVKSVFNSQMTQNSDFNDEKKISSKIYLDQIHQRLFLEQSLITERIKKYFNTQLDNQIAPIIQQLAQLHVIINPQFKFEPTVVEQPLLHIDLNDMLNALPKQLTKRKILNLNGQREIHELICQSTVELLQPQLGLLRQQLEDYVKQMASEAELQFKIIEDNIQTQVNDLLAFDLDSSLINQLKVKHKELETIIY, via the coding sequence ATGATTAATAAAGAACAATTAGATCTTTTATATAAATTGAAAAAAGAAGTTGAAAAGTCGCAAAATGATGCACTTTTACATACAATAAATCAAGTTATTAAGAAAGTTTATTTACAGCAATATACATTATCATTTGTTGGTCATTTTTCAGCAGGTAAATCTACATTAATTAATTTACTTATTGAACAAGATATTTTACCAAGTTCACCTGTACCAACAACGAGTAATACAGCTATTGTCTCAGTGTCTGATAACAACGACATTATAGCTAACTTACCAAATCAAACATATGCCAAACTATCAAATTATGATGAAGTAAGAGAAATGAATCGTCAAAATGTCGACGTTGAATCTGTAGAAATTAATTTTCAATCAACTAAATTTAACAATGGATTTACATTACAAGATACACCAGGTGTCGATTCTAATGTCGCATCACATCAATCTATTACTGAGCAGTATATGTATACGAGTAATATGCTGTTTTATACTGTTGACTACAATCATGTGCAATCTGAGCTCAATTTCAAGTTTATGAAACACATTAATGATGTAGGTATTCCAGTGGTATTTATAATCAATCAAATAGATAAACATCAAGATGAAGAATTATCATTTGATACATTTAAAGCGCGTGTTGAAAAGTCAATTGCAGATTGGGATATTAAATTAGCACGAACATTTTACGTTTCAAAATTTGATCATCCTGAAAATGAACTTGAAGCGTTATCTAATTATCTTGTTTCTTTAGATCAACATAGAGAAACAATTGGAGATTATACTGCAAGAACCGTTGATTATATTACTGAAGCACAACTTGATTATATTCAATCCGAAATTCAAGATGTATTAGAAGATTTAGGCATTGAAGAAGATGAATTCGAACAAGCTTTTTTAAACAGTCAGCAACATCAAGCTGTAAGTGAAGAAGCACAACTTTTAAATAATCCAGATGAATTAATGACATTTTTAAAGAATAAGCGTAAAAATATTTTAGAAAATGCATATATTATGCCTCACGATATGCGTGAAATGTTACGTAGCTATTTAGAAAGTATGTCTCAAGATTTTAATGTTGGTGGACTTTTTAATAAAAAGAAGAAAAAACAACAAATTCAACAACAGCGTCTTGATAGAGCAATAGATGCATTGCAACAATATGTCAATCAACAAATACGCCAACCGATGCGTGAAGACATGTCCTTCGTAACACGTTTCATTAATAAAAAAGAGGCGGCAGATCAAGTGTTGAATCAACATTATGAAATCGACCCGAAAATGATTGGAAGCTTATATCAACCTCAAACATCTATTAGCAATACGTATGTTTTAACCTTTTCAGATGAAGTAGTTAAAGCGATAAAAAAATATGTAGAGCAACAATCTACGCCAATTTTTAATGAAATCATTATGAATGTACAAGCAGATGAGTTACCTTCTGAAGAAAATGAAGATTTGAAAGAATATCAACGTTATACCGAATTAAGTGAATTACGTCAGTCATTAACTACTAGAAATTATCGTCATTATTATATCCATTTAGATGAATCTTTGGATAAGTTGATTGGTAGACAAGAAACGACATATAACTTAGCTTCGGAAAAAGCTCATATTAAAACAGGACATCAACAAATCAATCAAAGGCTAACTGCGACAGAGACTTCAATCGATATTCAAAAAGGGCTTGATATTATTTCAGAAATACCTTTATTTAATCGGACGAAGCAAGATATACGTGATACATTAACAAGATTAGACAATAAATTAATAAAGATTGGTGTATTTGGAACATTTAGTGCTGGTAAAAGTAGTTTAATCAATGCGTTACTTGGTGAACATATTTTAGTGAGTTCTCCAAATCCTACTACTGCAGCTACAACAGAAATATCTTATGGTGATGAAAGTTATATTACTTTGAAATCTAAAGAACAGTTGTTAAACGAGATTAATGCAGTAGTCGAGTATCATCGTAAGTCATTTACGACTTTTGAAGACTTTTTCAATTCAGATTTAGAAAAATTAAAACAACAATTAAATAAGAATCAACTGGCTTTTATTCAAGCGATTGAAAAACATTATAAAATGTATGAGGAAATGTTGAATATTAGTGAAAAGCATGCCATAAACCAGCAAGAATTAAAAAAATGGAGTGCAGAAGATGAATACGCAACTTTTGTTAAAACAGTGCATATTGCATTAATGCATGATTGGTTAAAAGGAAAAATTATAGTAGATTCATTAGGTTTACATTCTAATAACCAAAGACATACAAATGAAACTGAACAAATTTTAACTTCATCAGACTTAATTTTATATGTGAGCTATTTTAATCATTCATTTACAGATAATGACAAAGCGTTTATTGAACATATGAAGGATATGAACCAACTTAATGAGAATCAAGCATTTAAAATGGTTATTAACGCTTCAGATTTAGCTGAAAATGAAGATGATCTTGAAGCGGTTAAAAATTATGTATCTGATGCATTAAGTCAAGTTAACTTACATTCAGACATTTTCGCTGTTTCGAGTCGAGAAGCTCTTAGAACTTCAGATTTAGGTATTAATCAACTAAAAGATAGTATTCAGCATTTTGTAGATGTAGAATCAAAATTAATTTTAGAGCAACAAATGATTCATCAATTACAACAAATTGATCATTCGTACGTTGAGATGATTAACGAATTTGAAACAAATAAAGCAGAAATTACACGTCGTCAGGAAAAGTTGGTAACGTATAAAGATAAGCAAAGATTGCAACATCAGCTAATTGATGCAACTATACAACGTACGGATAATGAAGTTGAAGAACAAGTTTATCATTTAAATTCGCGATTGAAACTGCAATTATTAGATGACGTGAAATCAGTATTTAATTCACAGATGACGCAAAATAGTGATTTTAACGATGAAAAGAAAATTTCATCAAAAATTTATTTAGATCAAATTCATCAACGCCTATTTTTAGAGCAATCTTTAATTACAGAACGTATAAAAAAATATTTCAATACACAACTTGATAATCAAATTGCACCAATTATTCAGCAATTAGCGCAATTACATGTGATTATTAATCCTCAATTTAAATTTGAACCAACTGTTGTGGAACAACCATTATTGCATATTGATTTAAATGATATGCTTAATGCGCTGCCAAAACAACTAACGAAACGTAAAATTTTAAATCTAAATGGACAAAGAGAGATTCATGAATTGATTTGTCAAAGTACAGTTGAATTATTACAACCACAATTAGGACTATTAAGGCAGCAGCTTGAAGATTATGTTAAGCAGATGGCTAGTGAGGCTGAATTGCAATTTAAAATTATTGAAGATAATATTCAAACACAAGTGAATGATTTATTAGCATTTGATTTAGATAGCTCACTTATCAATCAATTAAAAGTTAAACATAAAGAACTTGAAACAATTATATATTAA